The Thalassospira sp. TSL5-1 sequence AAACCTGTATGACCGCCTGAGCGACGCACCGGACCGTGACCGGGTTTATTATTTTTCCACCAGCCCCAGCCTGTTTGCCGATATGGCCTTTAATTTGCAAAAGGCCGGGCTTGTTACGCCCAATTCGCGTGTTGTGCTGGAAAAGCCGCTGGGACACGACCTTGAAAGCTGTCGTGAAATTAACGGCCAGATCGGTGACGTGTTCGAGGAATACCAGATTTTCCGTATCGACCATTATCTTGGCAAGGAAACGGTGCAGAACCTTTTGATCCTGCGCTTTGCCAATGCGATGTTTGAACCGCTCTGGAGTAGTGCGCATATTGACCACGTCCAGATCACGGTGGGCGAGGAAGTCGGTGTGGAAGGGCGCTGGTCCTATTATGACGATGCCGGTGCGATGCGCGACATGGTGCAGAACCATATGTTGCAGCTTTTGTGCCTGGTGGCGATGGAACCGCCCTATGTGCTTGACCAGGACGCGGTGCGTGACGAGAAGGTCAAGGTTCTCAAGGCGCTAAAGCCGATCAATGATACCAACATTGATCAGAACACAGTTCGCGGCCAGTATCGCGCCGGGGCTGTGGGCGGCAAGGAAGTGCCAGGTTACCTTGAGGAAGAAGGTGCCAATGTGGACAGCACCACGGAAACCTTTGTTGCTCTGCGTTGCGAGATTAATAACTGGCGCTGGGCCGGGGTGCCGTTTTATCTGCGCACCGGCAAACGCCTGCCCAAGCGCCATTCGGAAATTGTCATCCAGTTCCGCGATGTACCGCACCAGATGTTCCCGCTGGCAAAATCCATGACCAATTACCAGGCCAATCGTCTGGTGCTGCGTTTGCAACCCGATGATGGCATTCATCTGGTTTTGAACAACAAAAACCCGGGCCCAGGCCTTGTCCGCCTGCGTCCGACCGCGCTGAACCTTTCCTTTGCCGAGGCCTTTGGCGCCCGCAGCCCGGATGCCTATGAACGTTTGCTGCTGGATGCGATTGATGGCAACAACACCCTGTTTGTCCGCCGTGATGAACAGGATATTGCCTGGCAGTGGGTGGATGCCATTCAGGAAGCCTGGGAAAACAACCATATCGCGCCCAAGGGCTATACGTCGGGCACCTGGGGGCCGTCGGCTGCCATTGCCCTGATCGAACGTGACGGCCGCACCTGGAATGAAGAAGCGGTCTTCTGATCAGCCATGCCGGGGGCTCAGGTTCCCGGCAATTGCTTCATTTGATCCGGTTTCCCATTTCTATGGACGATAACATGACAGACGAACGCACCTTTAAAAGTGGCGACGAGATGCTGGCCAGCATGGTTGCGCAAACCGTGGAACGGCTGGAATTTGCCATTGCCGAGCGGGGCCGGGCAACCATTGCCGTGGCCGGTGGCCGGTTCCCCAAACCGTTTTTTCAGGTTTTGTCACTGGCAAAACTGGACTGGTCCAAAGTTACCATCACCCTGGGCGATGATCGCTGGGTGGGGATTGATGATGACCAGTCGAATGAAAAACTGGTCAAGGACAATTTGTTGATCAACGAAGCCGCCAGCGCGACCTTTGTGTCGCTAAACACGGCCGATAAAAACCCGGAAGACGCCATTGCCACCGTGACGGAACGTTTGAAAAACGAGCTGTCCTGGCCGATGGATATTGTCTATCTGGGCATGGGCGATGACGGGCATACGGCATCGCTGTTTCCCTCCTCGACACCCGAGGATTTGAAGCGCGGGCTTTATCCCGAAAATGGCGAACTGGTGGCTGCCGCACGGCCAACCGTTTCGCCGGTTCCGCGCATCAGCATGACGTTACCGGCCCTGTTGAATGCCCGTTATATCGGCATTCACATTACCGGTTCCGATAAATGGTCGACCTTTGAAGCCGCGAAAAATGGCACAGTGATTGAAGAAATGCCGGTTCGCGGGATTTTGCACCAGACTGACGTTCCCGTCGATCTGTGGT is a genomic window containing:
- the zwf gene encoding glucose-6-phosphate dehydrogenase, which encodes MKKQRLKHRIADIVIFGGTGDLALRKLFPALYEMERTGRFDDETRIFGASRSPHSDDDFRAKLLEAGKKYIPEGEFDQKTWDKFASRVAYLQVSAGDAEGFKNLYDRLSDAPDRDRVYYFSTSPSLFADMAFNLQKAGLVTPNSRVVLEKPLGHDLESCREINGQIGDVFEEYQIFRIDHYLGKETVQNLLILRFANAMFEPLWSSAHIDHVQITVGEEVGVEGRWSYYDDAGAMRDMVQNHMLQLLCLVAMEPPYVLDQDAVRDEKVKVLKALKPINDTNIDQNTVRGQYRAGAVGGKEVPGYLEEEGANVDSTTETFVALRCEINNWRWAGVPFYLRTGKRLPKRHSEIVIQFRDVPHQMFPLAKSMTNYQANRLVLRLQPDDGIHLVLNNKNPGPGLVRLRPTALNLSFAEAFGARSPDAYERLLLDAIDGNNTLFVRRDEQDIAWQWVDAIQEAWENNHIAPKGYTSGTWGPSAAIALIERDGRTWNEEAVF
- the pgl gene encoding 6-phosphogluconolactonase; translated protein: MTDERTFKSGDEMLASMVAQTVERLEFAIAERGRATIAVAGGRFPKPFFQVLSLAKLDWSKVTITLGDDRWVGIDDDQSNEKLVKDNLLINEAASATFVSLNTADKNPEDAIATVTERLKNELSWPMDIVYLGMGDDGHTASLFPSSTPEDLKRGLYPENGELVAAARPTVSPVPRISMTLPALLNARYIGIHITGSDKWSTFEAAKNGTVIEEMPVRGILHQTDVPVDLWWSAENPKG